The sequence below is a genomic window from Salvelinus sp. IW2-2015 linkage group LG10, ASM291031v2, whole genome shotgun sequence.
CATCCGGGTTATTTGTCCCTTTTCACTTGCTGTAGCAGTGATGTGGCTCAGAAAGTAGCTAATCTTCCACGTCACAGGGAAGTTGGGAACGGACAGCTCGAGAAGATCTCTGAGCAATTTTACAGATGCCCAATTAAATAACAGACGCaacaaatgatattttgaaataTAGTAAACGTGCAGTAAAAGGCAGCTACGTGCTTATTTCTCTATCGTGACCAAGTGCGGAAAGATTGGTTTGGGTAATTATTCAAAATATGTTTTGGTATCCATCCACCATTTGCAAGCTAACACTAGCTGTCGGGGACGACAAGCGTTTGAGCTTGCTCAATTTGCAAAATCAAAACGTCTTACTAGGCTCTGAAGTGTTACTGGCATATTAcatatctgttttttttgtgaatgTCACTGATTGAGCTGCATAATTTGTTAGGCCATTGAATTGTCAATAACTAGCATACTAGCTAACTAACAGCCGAGGCGGCCTGTGTGAATGAAGAACATTTAACTAGCTACTATAGTAACGTTACTAATTAACTACTATAGTACAAGTTAGCTAATTGACGTGTCTACGTGGATGTGTCGACTAGGTACCACATATTTCTTAGCTACAGCTCTGCAGTATTAGAAAGCACGAATCGTGTTCAGTAACTTATGTGTAATAGCATCTATGTTTACATTTGTCGGATTATGCATTAACATTACTTGATGGCTACTTCATAGGAATCATCTTAACAGTTCTGTTGATTGGGGTGTTGCAAGAGGAAAGACGATCCATCCGGCAAAATGACAGCCGCAGAGAATGTTTGTTACACTTTGATCAATGTTCCAAATGACTCCGAACCTCCATCTGAAGTCAGTCTCAAAGCAGACTTAGGTAAGTGTCCTTTGTTGACCCTATCTGCATTGGCAATAGGTACCTAACCGCCACTAAACAATCAGTGTGAATGATCTGTGATTAGTGTGACTTTAAGagtaatacaatgttattttttcCTGATATCAGAAAAAGGAGAGATCAAGGCAAAGACAGAGGCCCTGAAGAAGGTAATCATCATGATACTGAATGGAGAGAAGCTGCCAGGCCTACTGATGACCATCATCCGATTTGTCCTCCCACTTCAAGACCACACCATTAAAAAGCTTCTGCTAGTCTTCTGGGAGATTGTCCCCAAAACGACTCCAGATGGCAAGCTGCTTCAGGAGATGATCCTGGTCTGTGACGCCTACAGAAAGGTATGGTAGCATACTACACAAGtgtactgtctgtctgaatgTTCGATAAATTATATAATTAGCACATGAAAGTATGATGTGTGACTATTATCCTTGAATAAGAGACATTAAATGTATGTTTGTCTGTTTCAGGACTTGCAGCACCCCAACGAGTTCATCCGTGGATCCACCCTGCGCTTCCTGTGCAAGTTGAAGGAGTCTGAGCTGCTGGAGCCCCTCATGCCCGCCATCCGCGCCTGCCTGGAGCACCGCCACAGCTACGTTCGCCGCAATGCTGTACTGGCCATCTACACCATCTACAGGTACACTTACTGTKGTGATACAATARYGAAGTRCCYTATGASTGTTTATGACCCTTAATGGAGAACATGGCATTTACTTGAGCAATTTTATTTCCATCTCAGGAACTTCGAAAATCTCATCCCAGATGCCCCTGAGTTGATCCATGATTTCCTTGTGAATGAAAAAGATGCCAGCTGCAAGAGYAATGCTTTCATGATGCTCATTCACGCAGACCAGGTCAATTGCATCTTCACTTTTTTTTATTAGAGACCGCTCACCAACATTRTTCTGTGTCTGGGACTAACACTGGTAATTTCCACTGTGCAGGACAGAGCTCTGGATTACCTCAGCACCTGCATTGATCAAGTGCATACATTTGGAGATATTCTCCAGTTGGTCATTGTGGAGCTAATTTACAAGGTGAGTCCTTCagacattttcccaccagaaagTCCCACTAGAAACCTCCAGATATCTCTTTTGAGAAATATGTAAAGAAAACACAGGATGTCACTtgatgtctgtttctctgtctcacaTGCACTGAGGAAGGAGCAAGCCGAAACATATGCCAATGTGTGTGGTCTATTAAGACATTATGCTATGAGTTAAAGAAAATTAAAACAAAGCTTgaagggcctcctgagtggcgcagtggtagagattctgggttcgagtccaggctctgttgcagccggccgcgactggtaGGGTCTCCCAGTCAAGAAgcagttgggttgtgttttggaggacgtacggctctcgaccttcgcctctcccgagtccgtacgggagttgaagcgatgagacaagactgtaactaccaattggataccacaaaattggggagaaaaaggggtaaagaaAACAACAAAGCTTCAATTGGAAATTATATCCATGTACGTACTGGCATTTTTTATCTGTCATGTCTCTTGTTTCCTCAATGTTTAGGTGTGCCACGCTAACCCGTCGGAGCGTGCCCGCTTCATCCGCTGCATCTACAACCTGTTGCAGTCCTCCAGCCCAGCCGTCAAGTACGAGGCAGCTGGCACTCTTGTCACGCTGTCCAGCGCACCCACTGCCATCAAGGTACCCCCCCCCTTACTTATCTACAACACAACACGGAACTGCTGTGGATTTTGGTCTGGTATTGTCTTTCAAtggcatttgtgtgtttgttctaGGCTGCTGCCCAGTGCTACATTGACCTGATTATCAAGGAGAGTGACAACAACGTGAAGCTGATTGTCCTGGATCGTCTGATAGAGCTGAAGGAGCATCCCACTCATGAACGTGTTCTCCAGGTACTCCGACTTCACTTTCATTAATGTTGCTCCTGGTGAACAGACCCCATGTTAGGTACCAGTAAGTCTTTGAAGTGTAATAATAACCTGGTTAACGTGTCTGTTCTCTGTCCACCCAGGACCTGGTGATGGACATTCTGCGTGTTTTGAGCACGCCTGACCTCGAGGTCCGGAAGAAGACCCTGCAGCTGGCCTTGGACCTAGTTTCATCCCGGAATGTAGAGGAGGTGGGGTGTCATCCTCAGGActattctctcctgtctctgtggactgtcctctcctgtctctgtggactgtcctctcctgtctctgtggactgtcctctcctgtctctgtggactgtcctctcctgtctctgtggactgtcctctcctgtctctgtgactgtcctctcctgtctctgtggactgtcctctcctgtctctgtggactctcctctcctgtctctgtggactctactctcctctcctgtctctgtggacTCGCCTCCTGTCTATTTTGTAAAAGGATGATTCTAACTAAGGTGTTCATGTGTTTGTGTTCCAGTTGGTGATAGTTCTGAAGAAGGAGGTGATTAAACCAACAACGTGACGGAGCATGAGGACACTGATAAATTCAGGCAGCTGCTGGTGCGCACCCTCCACTCATGCAGTGTACGCTTCCCTGACATGGCGGCcaatgcctgtctcttatacacatctagatgtgtataagagacatggTGCGCACCCTCCACTCATGCAGTGTACGCTTCCCTGACATGGCGGCCAATGTCATTCCTGTGGTGAGTCTACCCTGTTCACACATACAAATCCTGATATCAAACACAGCTAGGGTCATTCTGTCCTCTGTGATGTAATCTAAATGACATACGTGTGTCACTCAGCTGATGGAGTTCCTGAGTGACACTAARGAGGCAGCGGCGGCTGATGTGCTGGAGTTTGTGAGGGAGGCCATTCAGAGGTTCGACAACCTGAGGCCCCTCATCATCGAGAAGATGCTGGAAGTCTTCCACGCCATCAAGACTGTCAAGTAAGAGCAAGAGTGACAAGCTTGCATATAAATAGAGAATTACAGGATACTTTTGGagaattacagttttttttttttttatgctgacATCCAATCTTTTAAACTGTGTTAGGATCTACAGAGGAGCGCTTTGGATCCTGGGAGAATACTGCAGCACTAAAGAGGACATTCAGAGTGTGATGACAGAAGTGCGCAGGTCYCTTGGAGAGGTATGTYTGTGTGCTTATGGATTATTCATTCACTTTCAGCGCTCAATACCAGAGTGATACTTGWTGCCAGTGGCTSATGTCTGTCCCTTTTTCAGATCCCCATAGTAGAGAACGAGATCAAGAAAGAGGCTGGGGAGGGGAAGCCGGAAGAAGAGGTGAGCGCAGCGCCAGCAGCCAAACTGGTGACAGAGATGGGCACCTACGTCACACAGAGCGCCCTCAGCTCCTCCCGTCCCTCAAAGAAGGAAGAGGACAGGTAAAAGAAATCACCTTTTGTGTCTAAAATACATAGTTTCTTAGCTTGCAGTGATTGTCTTTCAGAAGTGGATGATATGACACTCAATGAAACTGTCGTCCCTTTCCCTGTAGGCCTCCTCTCAGGGGCTTCTTGATGGACGGAGACTTCTATGTGGCAGCCTCGCTGGCCACAACCCTGACCAAAGTGGCCCTGCGATATGTCGCCATCGTTCAAGACAAAAAGAGACAGAATGTAAGTATAGGACCTCTTATCTTCTGAAACGGTTGTGAAACAGTTGTGATTTAGGTGTCCATGTTCACTGTCCATTGAAAGTCATGAAGTGATTCTAATGCTCTCGATCACCGTCTCCCCTTCAGTCCTTTGTGGCTGAGTCTATGCTGATCATGGCCACCATCCTCCACTTGGGCAAGTCCTCTCTGCCCAAGAAGCCCATCACAGACGACGATGTGGACCGCATCTCGCTGTGTCTCAAGGTGCTGTCCGAGTGTTCGCCCCTCATGAACGACATCTTTAARAAGGAGTGCCGCAAGTCCCTGTCTCACATGCTCACTGTcaggctggaggaggagaagcTATCTCAGAAGGTAAGGAGGAGCGCTGGCTGCTAGATTACTAGGCCATAGCTTCCAGTCCACTCTTCTCACTAAACCACTGCCTTCTCCCAGTTCAGTCAGCTATACTCTAGTTCTCCCTTCACCTGGCTGCCTATCKATTTGGACACTGCTGGATTGTARTGCTATGTGCTGATGGTGTTCTGTGCTCTTATCCACAGAAAGAGTCAGAGAAGCGGAACGTACTGGTGCAGGCAGACGACCCCATTTCCTTTATGCAACTGACGGCCAAGAACGAGYCGTCCTCCAAGGAGGACCAGTTCCAGCTCAGTTTACTGGCTGCCATGGGAACCACTCTTAAYAAGGAGGCTAACGACCCCATGGCCTCCAAACTCAACAAGGTACACCTACAAGGACCCAGTagagacacacactgttctgTTACAGAATTACAAAATTGTGTGCTTGTGAAATCAcacggtcatgtgcctttttggaTAGTAGATGTGTGTGATATACCCCAAATTGCCAGCAGGTGGCTTTGTGTTTCCAATGTGACAGTGAGCCATAGCAACATAGAAATCAGTGTTTTCTAGGTCTGTTCCACAGGAACGACTATGAAAGAGGGAAtgaatataacaacatttctAGGTTCAGGCTATGGCATGGATTGTCTCAGGATCCTATTCAGAAATGTACGTTTTCATCTTAGCTATTAGTGCTGTTGAGGTAGTTATTGACAGGTGCTCCGTTGTATAACAACAGGTTGGTGAGGACCATGTCATTCTGAGTGTATGTTGTWTTGCAGGTTACCCAGCTGACTGGTTTCTCAGACCCAGTCTATGCTGAGGCCTATGTCCATGTCAACCAGTATGACATTGTGCTGGARGTGCTGGTCGTCAACCAAACCAACGACACCCTTCAGAATTGCACCCTGGAGCTGGCGACATTGGGTGAGGTTCTAGTCTGTAGTTCATATGACTATATGCAGAGTCATACAACCTTACTAAGGGTTGTTTCAGGGCAATTTCTCTTGTTTACCATAGGTGATGTATGTCTAATGCTGATATCAACCTTTCAATCCAACAGGTGACCTCAAGCTGGTTGAGAAGCCTTCTCCTCTCACTCTGGCACCCCATGACTTTGCCAACATCAAGGCTAACGTCAAAGTGGCGTCCACAGAGAATGGCATCATATTTGGCAACATAGGTAAGAGGATCACTTCTAACTTCTGTCAGAGTACTTGTCATGAATAATCTGATGGCCAGCCTCCACTCCATGTGTACGACATcagttcttctgtctgtctgtctgtctcagtgtatGACATATCAGGAGCTGCCAGCGACAGGAACTGRGTGGTCCTTAGTGACATCCACATTGACATCATGGACTACATCCAGCCAGCCTCGTGCACAGACGCGGAGTTCAGACAGATGTGGGCCGAGTTTGAGTGGGAGAATAAGGTACTACCGCTAGATAAGAGAACTGTCCAtatttggttttgttttgttagtgtgTTCAGTGGATGATCGTAATAACACTGTTTATTCTAGGTGACWGTGAACACCAACATTGCAGACCTGAACGAGTACCTCCACCACATCCTCAGCTCCACCAACATGAAGTGCCTGACCCCAGAGAAGGTACAGTAG
It includes:
- the LOC111969494 gene encoding LOW QUALITY PROTEIN: coatomer subunit beta-like (The sequence of the model RefSeq protein was modified relative to this genomic sequence to represent the inferred CDS: inserted 1 base in 1 codon); its protein translation is MTAAENVCYTLINVPNDSEPPSEVSLKADLEKGEIKAKTEALKKVIIMILNGEKLPGLLMTIIRFVLPLQDHTIKKLLLVFWEIVPKTTPDGKLLQEMILVCDAYRKDLQHPNEFIRGSTLRFLCKLKESELLEPLMPAIRACLEHRHSYVRRNAVLAIYTIYRNFENLIPDAPELIHDFLVNEKDASCKSNAFMMLIHADQDRALDYLSTCIDQVHTFGDILQLVIVELIYKVCHANPSERARFIRCIYNLLQSSSPAVKYEAAGTLVTLSSAPTAIKAAAQCYIDLIIKESDNNVKLIVLDRLIELKEHPTHERVLQDLVMDILRVLSTPDLEVRKKTLQLALDLVSSRNVEELVIVLKKEVIXTNNVTEHEDTDKFRQLLVRTLHSCSVRFPDMAANACLQLMEFLSDTKEAAAADVLEFVREAIQRFDNLRPLIIEKMLEVFHAIKTVKIYRGALWILGEYCSTKEDIQSVMTEVRRSLGEIPIVENEIKKEAGEGKPEEEVSAAPAAKLVTEMGTYVTQSALSSSRPSKKEEDRPPLRGFLMDGDFYVAASLATTLTKVALRYVAIVQDKKRQNSFVAESMLIMATILHLGKSSLPKKPITDDDVDRISLCLKVLSECSPLMNDIFKKECRKSLSHMLTVRLEEEKLSQKKESEKRNVLVQADDPISFMQLTAKNEXSSKEDQFQLSLLAAMGTTLNKEANDPMASKLNKVTQLTGFSDPVYAEAYVHVNQYDIVLEVLVVNQTNDTLQNCTLELATLGDLKLVEKPSPLTLAPHDFANIKANVKVASTENGIIFGNIVYDISGAASDRNXVVLSDIHIDIMDYIQPASCTDAEFRQMWAEFEWENKVTVNTNIADLNEYLHHILSSTNMKCLTPEKALSGFCGFMAANLYARSIFGEDALANVSIEKPIHLGPDAPVNGHIRIRAKSQGMALSLGDKINLSQKKTSV